The following DNA comes from Labrus mixtus chromosome 8, fLabMix1.1, whole genome shotgun sequence.
TTTTTTAATTGGGTAGTCTGGTTAACTATCTTAAGTTGGTCATAAACCGTTAAGGCATCAAGTCCATTTTATGTTTGCATTTTCATCATAAGCCTTTGTCATCTGTTATGTATATCTATATGTTACCCTTTAATCACACAAGAACTCTGGACACTATTGTTTTGCTTTATGATGTTACAAAACATGTTGCTACagtgtcttttaaatgtttataaaatgCAATTTTCAAATACCTTTTAAAATGACTGATGTTTTAATAGAACATTTAACTATTTGTATATATCAGCCTTGATTGGTCAAACTTCACTGTAGGTTTGAATAGTCATCACATATTTTATGCCTTCCTGCGTATTGGAGATTAAACCATTAAACATACACGTGAAGTATGTTCTTGATACTATGATATATGTAATATTCTTCTAACCCTGCACAGGGTTTCAGTTGCTCTTGTATGTGAGTATACAGCAACATATACCTgaaatcattaaatgttttcacatttttagtGATAACATGCAAAGGCACACAGACactcaaaaaagtaaaacaatgttGGACGCAAAGTGGAAATCATTACCGAACCAATATCCAAAAACTTTTGTTGTCACTCAgccatttcatttaaaaagcacTAATACCAACCCTTCCAACTCTGGATGAATTCCTTAAATGAACACATTCTTATTTCAACAACAGGCTCTCATGCTGGAGAATCTGCAGAGGACCTCCACTGCTCATATTGGGCTGCAGCCAAACTCACAGGTAAGTGGCTCAAAGATTTAGAACATTTAAACgtatgtatgtattgtttttgcagataactaaaataaaaatgacaaaatatgcAATAGATCAATTCTGACAAAAATGTATAAGGACTATGTGCAAATGGCCGTGATGGCGTGCACCTTATTTTTTATGGTTTTTGCTTTTAGATTGGTGAGGAAATGAGCCAGAACAGCTTCATCAAGCAGTACCTGGCTAAACAACAGGAGCTCCTGAGGCAGCGTCTTGAGAGAGAGGCTCGTGAAGCGTATGAAACGAATGGTAAGAATTGTCCAATGCAACAAAGTCATTTATGTACACATATTTATTATGCAATACATccttgattttatttatttgtcttttgtaaacagACCAAGAGGACCACACAGAAGTAAACAACAGTACGATGTGTCCCCCTCAAGCCCAGGTCAGAAATTACGTTCTGTTCTCATTTATTGCCGTAATAGACATTGTTTACATTACACTGTTTCTTTGTCTGGACATTCTCTGCTCCTAAAGATGTATCACATTTGAAAGGAACTTGTTGGTAAGAATTGATGGCCGACTCAATTAAATGGATGAAAACGTTCTATAAGTCTTacctgtgtttctgtcctcATTAGGATGTCACACCAACAATGGCCGAGCAGCACAAGCCCCCTGGCCCCTCTGGTGGGGAGGGGTTGTTTGGTGGAGCAAATGAGGGAGAAGTCAACAGGAACCAGGATGCTGACATGTCTGGTCCTCCTGCTTCCGGTTCTGTGGCAATGCGTGTTCCTGGTGGTGAGCCACGGACAGAGAGGGGAACTTCATCCAATGAAGTCGCTGCTGACAGCGAAGATGAGGACAGCGATGATGGAGATGAGGATGGTGACGATGAGGACTGGGACAGTGGTGCTCGGAGGAGAAACATGAGAGAGGCAGCCAGAGTGCCGACGAGCAGAGAGAGGTCTGGAGCTTCCTGTCAGCCACCACAGCAACACATGCCTTCCCTTATGTCCCCTCAACTCCGCCAGCCaacacctcctccctccccaccTCCAGAGTTATCATTTCCCTTACCTGACACCCCAAAGCAGAGCCCCCCAAGTCCAGATGCAGCCCAAGCTCAACGTTCACCAAGTTCATCCAGCTCTGGTTCCTCGAGCAGcggcagccgcagcagcagcccAGAACCACAGAGGAGTGGACATGCCGAGCGCAAGCCCGGCCCGCTGACCCTTCTGGCCAGAAAGATGGCATCAGAAGGGGCTTTTTCAGGAGCAGGTTGGCATGGCGGTGTTGGGGGAGGCGATAGGCAGGACAGTAGTTCACCCATGGCCACATCATTTCCTGGAAGAGGGCCTCCAGAGGCTCTGGTATCAGCCATCACTCACACAGCTAACACTGCAGGCCATGTGCCACCATTTCCCATGATTCCAGGCGCCAACCAGGGTGTCTTAGGAGCACATCCGGCCCACATTCAAGTACCTGTGAGTGTACTAAAAGCCACTGCAACAgaagagagggatagagagagggactctgagatagaaagagaaaaggCCCTTGAGCTGGAGAGGCAGAGAAAACTTGAGCAGGAACGAGCAATGGAGGAAGAGCGCCAAAGAGCTCttgcaaaggagagagaggaaagagagagagctttggaaaaagagagaatagaACGACAGCAAGCCTTGGAAAGAGAAGAACGGGAAAGGGCATTGCAGCGGGAGAGGGAGCTCGCTCAAGAGCGAGAGAGGCAGGAAAGGGAACTAGCTTTGgctaaagagagggaggagcgaGAGCAAGCCCTGGCACGAGAGCGAGCCCTGGAGCTTGAGAGGCAGAAGGAGCTCGAAAGGCAGAGGGCCCTGGagctggagagacagagagagcttgAAAGGCAGAGGGCCCTGGAACAAGAGCgtttgcagagagaaaaagaggagcgGGAGAGAGCAATGGAGCTAGAAAGGGCCAGGGCTTTGGAGcaggaaaggaaggagagagaacgGGCTCTTGAGCAAGAGAGGATAGAGAAGGAAAAAGCTCTGGAGgctgagaggaaggagaaggagaggattGAGAGGGAAAAGGCTTTGGAGCAGCAAAGGGTTGAAAGGGAAAGGTTAGAGAGGGAGAAAGCTTTAGAGCAAGAAAgactagagagagagaaggcctTGGAGCAAGAACGACTAAAAAGGGAGAGAGCCCTAGAGCGAGAGAggattgagaaagaaaaagctttAGAGCTAGAAAGGATCGAGAGGGAGAGAGCCTTTGAACGAGAGAGAGTAGAAAGAGAAAAAGCTCTGGAGCAAGAAaggctggagagggagagagcgctAGAACAACAGAGGTTAGAGCTcgagaggaaggagaaagagagacttgaaagagagaaagcaatGGAGCAAGAGAGGATAGAGAGGGAAAAAACCTTTGAGCAAGAGAGGCTGGCAGCTCTGGAAAAGGAAAGgctggagagagaggcagctctggaaaaggagaggatggagagagaggcagctctggaaaaggagaggatggagaaggAAGCTGCTCTGGAAAAGGAGAGGATGGACAAAGAAGCAGCTCTGGaaaaggagaggatggagaggcaGGCAGCTTTAGaaaaggagaggatggagagggaACGAGctgagaaggaaaggaaagagaagCTGGAGAGGGAAAAAGCCTCACAGGAGAAACTTGAAAGGGAGAGGGCATTggagaaggaaaggaaggagaaggagcaaGAGAAGGAGAGATCCCTCGAACGTGAAAGGTTAGAGAAGGAGAAAGCCattcagaaagaaaaggaggagcaggagaaagagCGATCTAGGATGgctgaaaaagagagggagagtcatCTCCCTCCATTCAAACGTGGTCGTGAGATTGGTCTCACATCCAGTGCTCCCCCCCTCTCCACAGGACCAGTCAGAAAGGCATCAACAGAGGCTGCAGAGCAAGAAGATGTCCATGCTCCTGTGTCCAGGAGTGAAGCAGCAGACTCTGGTGCACCTGTGTCAGCAACTCCCTTGTCGCCTCAGTCCTCATTCAAGAAGTTTCGGTTCTTTAGAGACTCCCCAGTTCAGCCCCAACCTTCCTCCCCATCCATTTTCATCAAGCGGCCGCGTAACTTCTCTGATACCCCCCAGCTTTGGGCCTCACCTGTCTCTGCTAATGTTGCAGAGAAACAGCAAGAAGGACACAAGCCCTCCACTGAGCATGAGGATCGACAGATGCAGACAAAATCAGAGGGATCTGTGGACACCCAGCCTGACAAGGAGACCACAGTTAGTACCAAACTTGTCCAGGGTCCTAAAAAAGAAGAGGCAACCAGCCCCGTATTGGAGGATAAAGACAAAGCAGATTTGGGGAACAAGAAACAAGTTGAAACAGTATCCACCCAAAAAGGAGTAGATGAAAGGGGTCCTGCAAGCCCAGCGGAAGACTCACATCGCAGAGGTAGAGATGCAAAGAAGGCAGACAAAAAAGCAAGACGACGTTCATCGTCAAATGATTCCTCTTCCTCAGAATCGGACTCTGGGTCCTCATCATCTCGATCGTCTAGCTCATCCACATCTTCTCAAGAGAAAACTCCCACCTTAAGAGATAGAAAGGtaagtgtttaaaaagaaaccGCTTTTTCTATGACACAAAATACTCGAAGGCAAGGTGTGAAAAGATTCATACAACCAGAGTCGTCTAATACGAAGGCATGACTTACATTAtagctatttttaattaatcCACAATTGCCAATTTATCTGAGGTCATTAATAGCCATGGAGCCATTAAATAACCGCATGACACTTTTTAGACACTATTTGTTCAAAGTCAATCACATGGCATTACAATAGAAGGTGCCTTTCACTGTAGTCTGCTACATTcattagagaaaaaaacacatgttgggGCTTAAAAGGGTTTTCACAATGCCAGTATTCAAGGGTTACATTTACAATCTGTTTGCACAATTAGGAGGTTTACCATCCCCTGCTATCTATTTGAGACATCAACGTAACTTCCCCATTTTTGAGAGGCCAAAATGACTAGAGGAAAGTCATTGAGTATATGTCGACCTGTGAAGTtttaaatagttgtttttttaaagccgtggcactttttgttttgatgttcacTAGACACCATAAAACATATGGTATCATCTCAAATTTTGATAACCTTAGAGCACAGTAGGTCTGCACCATATTAGGAAAAGTCTGCATGGCAACATTATTCAAGCCTTCAAAGACTAAAGGACTTGCAATAGTTAAAAAAATTATTGAGATTGGATGTTGGCTAAAACGTATCCTTCTACTGTTCAACATGTTCTacaagtaagtgtgtgtgtaacatgtggTCTCTCGTGATTCAAAGGTCTTCCTCAACCATTTtatccttcctcttctctccttcgcCAGTCATCATGCTAGCTTACCTTGCAATTGTCATATCACACGAGTGTCTTGTTTTACATGGTTTAACAATCTGCTGTATCAGATTGTGACCAATATAGAGTATTTTTTCCTGCAAGGCTGTTGAAGTGTTGTCAGCCATGTCGTCCCCTCTGTCCAGCTTTTCATCAGCAGGGTATTGCGATATTGTTGTTACGTCGACAACCCTGGTAATTTCTCTTTTTAGGTTTAATGCTAGCCATTCTGTTACAGCATAGATTTGAGTGTGATGTTATATGTTAATGCTTTGACTAGTATAAAGCTTATAAACAAAACCGAAGAGATTATACTGACAAAACTGACTGATCCTATGATAAAAGGAAATAGCAGACTTTTGTCTCTTGATTACATGTTGGTGCCATTAAACAAAAATCCTCAATGAGATGGAACcattcatgt
Coding sequences within:
- the acin1a gene encoding apoptotic chromatin condensation inducer in the nucleus isoform X2 translates to MADLEDVTLDGRPLQSLRVADLKAALEERGLSKSGQKNALVKRLKGALMLENLQRTSTAHIGLQPNSQIGEEMSQNSFIKQYLAKQQELLRQRLEREAREAYETNDQEDHTEVNNSTMCPPQAQDVTPTMAEQHKPPGPSGGEGLFGGANEGEVNRNQDADMSGPPASGSVAMRVPGGEPRTERGTSSNEVAADSEDEDSDDGDEDGDDEDWDSGARRRNMREAARVPTSRERSGASCQPPQQHMPSLMSPQLRQPTPPPSPPPELSFPLPDTPKQSPPSPDAAQAQRSPSSSSSGSSSSGSRSSSPEPQRSGHAERKPGPLTLLARKMASEGAFSGAGWHGGVGGGDRQDSSSPMATSFPGRGPPEALVSAITHTANTAGHVPPFPMIPGANQGVLGAHPAHIQVPVSVLKATATEERDRERDSEIEREKALELERQRKLEQERAMEEERQRALAKEREERERALEKERIERQQALEREERERALQRERELAQERERQERELALAKEREEREQALARERALELERQKELERQRALELERQRELERQRALEQERLQREKEERERAMELERARALEQERKERERALEQERIEKEKALEAERKEKERIEREKALEQQRVERERLEREKALEQERLEREKALEQERLKRERALERERIEKEKALELERIERERAFERERVEREKALEQERLERERALEQQRLELERKEKERLEREKAMEQERIEREKTFEQERLAALEKERLEREAALEKERMEREAALEKERMEKEAALEKERMDKEAALEKERMERQAALEKERMERERAEKERKEKLEREKASQEKLERERALEKERKEKEQEKERSLERERLEKEKAIQKEKEEQEKERSRMAEKERESHLPPFKRGREIGLTSSAPPLSTGPVRKASTEAAEQEDVHAPVSRSEAADSGAPVSATPLSPQSSFKKFRFFRDSPVQPQPSSPSIFIKRPRNFSDTPQLWASPVSANVAEKQQEGHKPSTEHEDRQMQTKSEGSVDTQPDKETTVSTKLVQGPKKEEATSPVLEDKDKADLGNKKQVETVSTQKGVDERGPASPAEDSHRRGRDAKKADKKARRRSSSNDSSSSESDSGSSSSRSSSSSTSSQEKTPTLRDRKEGKPERESSPQHRVTVEAQNKDLKKTPKVSPQKSVEKSDTTADGDRQAKKPFIEALTSDDTQRKRKDSKGEEENDEHRQEQETAMAEPEKLPETSEETPKAFSARKISLSSAGGAEGDQESGAAAGRKRRWGSSTAVTAKKPSISITTDSLKSLIPDIRPCLGQEAVVELHPEEAVLSGAEDEERERSDQDLQIRRTVTQVVHSESQENGQKETKRSRCEELEEDDMQGDREMREQEEKMDSSFSGALEPSSPSRTSHDVEINTVSPSDTLIRRSISQQKTGVSITIDDPVRTARQPSPARGKVSSIVHISNLVRPFTLGQLKELLSRTGTLVEEGFWIDKIKSHCYVTYCSSEEAVATRAALHGVKWPQSNPKVLSVDFCQQDELDFHKGMANKPGAEDQGPASGRGRTSGLPSLLPDRDQWAEREREMERREKARAEREWDRDKVKEFGKPGEEKEGAARRSRSRERRRKERGKSKEKKADKKEKTAEDPPAKLLDDLFRKTKAAPCIYWLPLTDEQFVQREAARAERIKERQKRWKEQEEEEGKKKEEEQRKERMKPAAGTAGERSEGEKDKDKDRERDRDRGRDRDRERERENDKRRDGYRRPGGSGTGGGRRSRSRSDPRERRR
- the acin1a gene encoding apoptotic chromatin condensation inducer in the nucleus isoform X1; this translates as MADLEDVTLDGRPLQSLRVADLKAALEERGLSKSGQKNALVKRLKGALMLENLQRTSTAHIGLQPNSQIGEEMSQNSFIKQYLAKQQELLRQRLEREAREAYETNDQEDHTEVNNSTMCPPQAQDVTPTMAEQHKPPGPSGGEGLFGGANEGEVNRNQDADMSGPPASGSVAMRVPGGEPRTERGTSSNEVAADSEDEDSDDGDEDGDDEDWDSGARRRNMREAARVPTSRERSGASCQPPQQHMPSLMSPQLRQPTPPPSPPPELSFPLPDTPKQSPPSPDAAQAQRSPSSSSSGSSSSGSRSSSPEPQRSGHAERKPGPLTLLARKMASEGAFSGAGWHGGVGGGDRQDSSSPMATSFPGRGPPEALVSAITHTANTAGHVPPFPMIPGANQGVLGAHPAHIQVPVSVLKATATEERDRERDSEIEREKALELERQRKLEQERAMEEERQRALAKEREERERALEKERIERQQALEREERERALQRERELAQERERQERELALAKEREEREQALARERALELERQKELERQRALELERQRELERQRALEQERLQREKEERERAMELERARALEQERKERERALEQERIEKEKALEAERKEKERIEREKALEQQRVERERLEREKALEQERLEREKALEQERLKRERALERERIEKEKALELERIERERAFERERVEREKALEQERLERERALEQQRLELERKEKERLEREKAMEQERIEREKTFEQERLAALEKERLEREAALEKERMEREAALEKERMEKEAALEKERMDKEAALEKERMERQAALEKERMERERAEKERKEKLEREKASQEKLERERALEKERKEKEQEKERSLERERLEKEKAIQKEKEEQEKERSRMAEKERESHLPPFKRGREIGLTSSAPPLSTGPVRKASTEAAEQEDVHAPVSRSEAADSGAPVSATPLSPQSSFKKFRFFRDSPVQPQPSSPSIFIKRPRNFSDTPQLWASPVSANVAEKQQEGHKPSTEHEDRQMQTKSEGSVDTQPDKETTVSTKLVQGPKKEEATSPVLEDKDKADLGNKKQVETVSTQKGVDERGPASPAEDSHRRGRDAKKADKKARRRSSSNDSSSSESDSGSSSSRSSSSSTSSQEKTPTLRDRKEGKPERESSPQHRVTVEAQNKDLKKTPKVSPQKSVEKSDTTADGDRQAKKPFIEALTSDDTQRKRKDSKGEEENDEHRQEQETAMAEPEKLPETSEETPKAFSARKISLSSSKLSPGAGGAEGDQESGAAAGRKRRWGSSTAVTAKKPSISITTDSLKSLIPDIRPCLGQEAVVELHPEEAVLSGAEDEERERSDQDLQIRRTVTQVVHSESQENGQKETKRSRCEELEEDDMQGDREMREQEEKMDSSFSGALEPSSPSRTSHDVEINTVSPSDTLIRRSISQQKTGVSITIDDPVRTARQPSPARGKVSSIVHISNLVRPFTLGQLKELLSRTGTLVEEGFWIDKIKSHCYVTYCSSEEAVATRAALHGVKWPQSNPKVLSVDFCQQDELDFHKGMANKPGAEDQGPASGRGRTSGLPSLLPDRDQWAEREREMERREKARAEREWDRDKVKEFGKPGEEKEGAARRSRSRERRRKERGKSKEKKADKKEKTAEDPPAKLLDDLFRKTKAAPCIYWLPLTDEQFVQREAARAERIKERQKRWKEQEEEEGKKKEEEQRKERMKPAAGTAGERSEGEKDKDKDRERDRDRGRDRDRERERENDKRRDGYRRPGGSGTGGGRRSRSRSDPRERRR